The stretch of DNA GCGGAGTTCAGCAATAAAGAAGGTCTTTTCCGCGCGGTGCTGGATCGCTACATCGCGCGTTTTGCGGCGAAGCATGAAGCCTGCCTGTTCTGTGAAGATCAGACCATGGAGGCCGCGCTGGAGAATTATCTCTCTGCGGTCGCGCAGTGCTTTACCGACAAAAGAACCCCATCGGGCTGCTTTATCATCTGCACCTCATCGGTACTGGCGGCTTCGTCGGAAGACATTGCCGAAACGATAAAAGCCCGGCATGCGGTGCAGGAGCAGACGCTGGTGCGGTTCCTGGAGCTACGCCAGCAAAAAGGCGAAATTCCGGCCGAGCGCAACATTCGCTGCCTGGCCAAATACCTGTGCTGCATTATTCAGGGGATGTCGGTCAGCGCTCGTGAGAACGCCAGCTATGAAGAGTTAATGCAGATTGTGAAAACGACGGTGATGCTGATGCCGCAGTTGAAGAAGATCTGATTATGGGGCGGCCTGTGGCCGCCCTTTTTGTTAGCGCTGACGCCCTTTAGCCCAATAGGCCATAAAATTGATGGCCTCGTGCTCGACGCCGCGTTCGCCGATCAAATGGCGGCGCAGCAGCTTAACCACCGTCGATTCCGCCGCCACCCAGCCGTAAAACTCGTTGCTGCCGGTAGTGGCCTTATCCCATAGTAGTTCGTCTTCCGCCTCTTCCTGGACGACTTCATGATGGCTGCTTTCCGGCACCCTCGCCTGCATTTTCACCGCCTGAATCAGGCATTCACCGTGCGTCGCGGAGACGGTTTTGCGCGGCAGCCAGTTGATCTCGGCGAAGCCATAAGCGCTTAAGTCCACGCAGTCGCCCTCTTCCGGGACTTCAAAAAAGGCCTGAACCTTCGGGGGATGATCCTGATGCGCGAGCATTTCCAGAATGCCGCGCGCGGCAGGCAGCGCGGTTTCATCGGCAACAATCAGCGCATTGCGCAACCCGGCAGGCGGCGTCCATTCGTAGCCACCGCTGTCTTCCGGATGAGCCGCGTTAGGCGCCACGATCTGAATAACATCGCCAGGTACTGAATTGATCGCCCATGCGGAAGCCGGGCCTTCGGTGCCATGGCTGACAAACTCCACCGTCACTTCCTGGCGGGCAGGATCGACATGCCGCAGCGTATAGGTGCGAATAATCGGGCGCTTCTCTTTCGGCATCCCCAGGGAAATTTGATACCACTGCCCCTCAGCGGGGAGCGACGGCGGCGTACCATCTTCGGACGGGAACAGCA from Cedecea neteri encodes:
- a CDS encoding TetR/AcrR family transcriptional regulator, with protein sequence MATETLSCSKKSRGRPKVFDREAALDKAMTLFWQHGYEATSMAHLVEATGAKAPTLYAEFSNKEGLFRAVLDRYIARFAAKHEACLFCEDQTMEAALENYLSAVAQCFTDKRTPSGCFIICTSSVLAASSEDIAETIKARHAVQEQTLVRFLELRQQKGEIPAERNIRCLAKYLCCIIQGMSVSARENASYEELMQIVKTTVMLMPQLKKI
- a CDS encoding siderophore-interacting protein; amino-acid sequence: MAGVQGYRLFNVQLARKTAVSPSLLSLVFSGPEVAQMKCDSPDQRIKMLFPSEDGTPPSLPAEGQWYQISLGMPKEKRPIIRTYTLRHVDPARQEVTVEFVSHGTEGPASAWAINSVPGDVIQIVAPNAAHPEDSGGYEWTPPAGLRNALIVADETALPAARGILEMLAHQDHPPKVQAFFEVPEEGDCVDLSAYGFAEINWLPRKTVSATHGECLIQAVKMQARVPESSHHEVVQEEAEDELLWDKATTGSNEFYGWVAAESTVVKLLRRHLIGERGVEHEAINFMAYWAKGRQR